In Bacillus sp. FJAT-45037, the following are encoded in one genomic region:
- the purF gene encoding amidophosphoribosyltransferase, producing the protein MFAEIKGLNEECGVFAVWGHKDAAQITYYGLHSMQHRGQEGAGIVVTDGAQLSVHKGMGLVNDVFRSEDLTQLEGKAAIGHVRYATAGGGGFANVQPLLFRSQRGGLALAHNGNLVNANNLKHQLESQGSIFQSTSDTEVLAHLIKRSGYSSLEDQLINALAMLKGAYAFAVMNEDQLMVALDPNGLRPLSIGRLGDAYVVASETCAFDIIGATYERDVQPGELVVIDDDGLRSERFVSTGNRAICSMEYVYFARPDSNVDGVNVHTARKNLGKQLAIESPIEADVVTGVPDSSISAAIGYAEQTGIPYELGMIKNRYVGRTFIQPSQELREQGVKMKLSPVRGVVEGKRVVMIDDSIVRGTTSRRIVRMLREAGAKEVHVRISSPPIKNPCFYGIDTSTTEELIASNHSIEEMREMMGADTLAFLSTEGLMEGIGRDDTSPNCGQCLACFTGSYPTEIYADTLHPHAKV; encoded by the coding sequence ATGTTTGCTGAAATCAAAGGCTTAAATGAAGAGTGTGGTGTGTTTGCAGTTTGGGGGCATAAGGACGCTGCTCAAATTACGTATTATGGCTTACACAGCATGCAGCATCGAGGACAAGAGGGAGCTGGCATCGTCGTGACTGACGGTGCACAGCTTTCCGTTCATAAAGGAATGGGACTTGTCAACGATGTGTTTCGTTCAGAGGATTTAACACAACTTGAAGGAAAAGCGGCGATCGGTCACGTTCGGTATGCGACTGCTGGTGGAGGCGGCTTTGCCAATGTACAACCACTCTTATTTCGTTCCCAACGCGGTGGCCTTGCATTAGCTCATAACGGCAATTTAGTAAATGCAAATAATTTAAAGCATCAACTGGAGAGCCAAGGAAGCATTTTTCAATCGACATCGGATACAGAAGTACTTGCTCACTTGATTAAACGAAGTGGTTATTCAAGCTTAGAAGATCAGTTGATAAATGCGCTAGCTATGCTAAAAGGTGCGTATGCATTTGCTGTAATGAATGAGGACCAGTTGATGGTTGCTCTTGATCCGAACGGTCTACGCCCATTATCGATTGGTCGATTAGGAGACGCTTATGTGGTGGCGAGTGAGACATGTGCGTTTGATATTATTGGTGCCACCTATGAGCGTGATGTTCAGCCTGGTGAGTTAGTCGTTATCGATGATGATGGTCTCCGTTCAGAACGGTTTGTTAGCACAGGCAATCGTGCGATTTGTAGTATGGAATATGTATATTTTGCGAGACCCGATAGCAATGTCGATGGCGTCAACGTGCATACGGCCAGAAAGAATTTAGGAAAACAACTAGCGATTGAATCTCCTATTGAAGCAGATGTCGTGACAGGTGTACCAGATTCAAGCATTTCAGCCGCGATTGGCTACGCAGAGCAAACAGGCATCCCGTACGAACTTGGAATGATCAAAAATCGTTATGTTGGGCGGACTTTTATCCAGCCATCACAGGAGTTGCGTGAGCAAGGTGTGAAGATGAAACTATCTCCTGTCCGTGGTGTCGTTGAAGGCAAGAGAGTCGTGATGATAGATGACTCGATTGTACGAGGAACAACGAGTAGACGAATTGTTCGAATGTTGCGTGAAGCAGGAGCGAAAGAAGTTCATGTTCGAATTAGTTCACCACCGATTAAAAATCCTTGTTTCTATGGAATTGATACATCCACAACCGAAGAACTCATTGCCTCCAATCATTCGATTGAAGAAATGCGTGAGATGATGGGGGCTGATACATTAGCCTTCTTATCAACAGAAGGATTAATGGAAGGAATCGGGCGCGATGATACATCGCCTAACTGTGGACAGTGTCTCGCTTGTTTTACAGGATCGTATCCAACAGAAATTTATGCAGACACGCTTCACCCCCATGCAAAAGTATAA